Proteins encoded by one window of Tunturibacter psychrotolerans:
- a CDS encoding Nramp family divalent metal transporter, protein MPPVLELDHQQRPSLPDVFSSVRLTQSRGFWRRVLGFLGPGFLISVGYMDPGNWATDLAGGSRYGYTLLSVIMISNLMAILLQSLALKLGIASERDLAQACRETYSRPTAIFLWLFAEVAIGACDLAEVIGSAIALQLLFHIPLLIGVLITGTDVLLILLLQNRGFRYLEALVITLIGTIAVLFGIEIFLSRPEWLAIARNLVVPSAAIVTNPKMLYIAISILGATVMPHNLYLHSSIVQTRDYKRTSEGKREAIRFANIDSATALMLALFVNAAILVLAAAVFHKGGHFEVAEIGDAYKLLTPMLGFTGASTMFALALLASGQNSTITGTLAGQVVMEGFIHLRLAPWLRRLITRSLAIIPTVIVTFLYGERGTANLLILSQVILSMQLSFAVFPLVALTSDRKRMGEFVNHIWLKYLSYAVALLIAGLNLWLLIQIFRGR, encoded by the coding sequence ATGCCCCCTGTTCTAGAGCTCGACCACCAGCAACGGCCGTCCCTGCCCGACGTGTTTTCTTCCGTCCGCCTCACACAGTCGCGTGGGTTCTGGAGGCGTGTCCTGGGATTTTTGGGTCCAGGTTTCCTGATTTCCGTCGGATATATGGACCCCGGCAACTGGGCAACGGATCTGGCAGGCGGTTCCCGGTACGGCTACACTCTGCTTTCTGTCATCATGATCTCGAACCTGATGGCGATCTTGCTCCAAAGCCTTGCCCTTAAGCTCGGTATCGCCTCTGAGAGAGATCTGGCGCAGGCCTGCCGTGAGACTTACAGCCGTCCAACAGCTATCTTTCTCTGGTTGTTCGCAGAAGTCGCGATTGGCGCCTGCGATCTTGCCGAAGTGATTGGCTCGGCGATTGCTCTCCAACTGCTCTTCCATATTCCACTTTTGATTGGCGTCCTCATCACCGGGACAGACGTTTTGCTGATCTTGCTCCTCCAGAATCGAGGATTCCGCTATCTCGAAGCGCTGGTGATCACACTCATCGGCACAATCGCAGTTCTGTTCGGCATCGAGATCTTCCTCTCGCGGCCGGAGTGGCTAGCCATTGCGCGAAACCTTGTCGTTCCGTCCGCAGCCATCGTCACCAACCCGAAGATGCTGTACATCGCAATCAGCATTCTCGGAGCGACGGTGATGCCTCACAACCTCTACCTTCACTCCTCTATCGTTCAGACGCGTGACTATAAGCGAACGTCGGAGGGAAAACGAGAGGCAATCCGCTTCGCAAACATCGACTCCGCAACCGCACTGATGCTCGCCCTCTTTGTGAATGCAGCCATTCTGGTGCTGGCGGCTGCAGTCTTTCATAAAGGTGGCCACTTCGAGGTTGCAGAAATAGGCGACGCCTACAAACTCCTCACGCCGATGTTGGGCTTCACCGGTGCAAGCACCATGTTCGCTCTCGCACTGCTGGCTTCAGGACAGAACTCCACCATCACCGGCACGCTCGCCGGACAGGTCGTGATGGAGGGTTTCATCCATCTACGGCTCGCGCCGTGGTTGCGCCGCCTTATCACACGTTCCCTCGCTATTATTCCGACCGTGATCGTGACCTTCCTGTATGGCGAACGCGGTACAGCAAATCTCCTTATCCTCAGCCAGGTCATCTTGAGCATGCAGCTCAGCTTCGCCGTCTTCCCACTGGTCGCGTTAACGAGCGACCGAAAGAGGATGGGCGAGTTCGTCAATCACATCTGGCTGAAATATCTGAGCTACGCCGTTGCACTCCTGATCGCCGGACTCAACCTCTGGCTCCTCATACAGATCTTCCGCGGCCGCTAA
- the fumC gene encoding class II fumarate hydratase: MATQEKYELKQIPIGVGATGKRKETDSMGEVEVPADHYWGAQTERSLIHFAIGDDRMPKQVYHAYGYVKKAAAQVNAAAGRLDQWRADAISKVADEVIAGKLDSEFPLFVWQTGSGTQSNMNVNEVISNRSIQLLGGELGSNDPIHPNDHVNMAQSSNDTFPTAMHIASVIEVKKHLLPRVGALATAIETKAKQWHDVVKIGRTHLEDAVPLTVGQEWSGYAVQIRDAFALIDSSMVGLYQLAAGGTAVGTGLNAPPRFGEEIAAKIAELTGLPFITAPNKFAAQGSLDAMVNAHAALRSLAVALMKIANDMRWLASGPRCGLGELVLPANEPGSSIMPGKVNPTQCEAMVMICIQVIGDDSAVAFAGSQGNFELNAMRPIIINNFLHSARILADGCEKFRVFSVEGTTLNEKRIAQFVQNSLMLVTALSPVIGYDKASKIAHKALDEETTLKQAALATGWIDEKTFDRVVDPKTMVFINN, translated from the coding sequence ATGGCTACACAAGAGAAGTATGAACTGAAGCAGATTCCGATAGGGGTGGGTGCGACAGGGAAGCGGAAAGAAACAGACTCGATGGGGGAGGTTGAGGTTCCTGCAGATCACTACTGGGGGGCTCAAACCGAGCGCTCGCTGATTCACTTTGCCATTGGCGACGACCGCATGCCGAAGCAGGTGTATCACGCTTATGGCTATGTGAAGAAAGCGGCTGCTCAGGTGAATGCGGCTGCAGGGAGGCTCGATCAGTGGAGGGCCGACGCGATCTCGAAAGTTGCAGACGAGGTTATCGCCGGGAAGTTGGATAGCGAGTTTCCGCTCTTTGTCTGGCAGACGGGCTCGGGGACGCAGTCGAACATGAACGTCAATGAAGTGATCTCCAATCGTTCGATTCAACTGCTTGGGGGAGAGTTGGGGAGCAACGATCCGATCCATCCGAATGACCATGTGAACATGGCTCAGTCGTCCAATGACACCTTTCCGACGGCGATGCATATTGCAAGCGTGATTGAGGTAAAGAAGCATCTGCTGCCGAGGGTGGGGGCCTTGGCGACTGCGATTGAGACGAAGGCGAAACAGTGGCACGATGTTGTCAAAATTGGACGTACGCACCTGGAAGACGCCGTGCCTTTGACGGTTGGGCAGGAGTGGTCAGGCTATGCTGTTCAGATTCGTGATGCCTTTGCATTGATTGATAGCTCGATGGTAGGGCTCTACCAACTGGCGGCCGGCGGTACGGCGGTTGGTACCGGGCTGAATGCTCCCCCTCGTTTTGGCGAGGAGATTGCGGCGAAGATTGCGGAGTTGACGGGGCTACCCTTCATTACTGCGCCGAATAAGTTTGCGGCGCAGGGCTCGCTCGACGCGATGGTGAACGCGCACGCCGCTTTGCGCTCTCTTGCTGTTGCTCTGATGAAGATTGCCAATGATATGCGATGGCTGGCTTCGGGTCCTCGTTGCGGGCTTGGTGAGTTGGTGTTGCCGGCCAATGAGCCCGGGTCTTCGATTATGCCGGGTAAAGTGAATCCGACGCAGTGCGAGGCGATGGTGATGATCTGCATCCAAGTGATCGGGGATGATTCGGCCGTGGCCTTCGCAGGCTCACAGGGCAACTTCGAATTGAATGCGATGCGACCGATCATTATCAACAACTTTCTTCATTCGGCACGGATCCTGGCCGATGGGTGTGAGAAGTTCCGTGTCTTCTCGGTCGAGGGGACGACGTTGAATGAAAAACGTATCGCGCAATTTGTGCAGAATTCGCTGATGCTGGTGACTGCGCTCAGCCCGGTGATTGGATATGACAAGGCGTCGAAGATTGCCCATAAAGCGCTTGATGAAGAGACGACGTTGAAGCAGGCAGCGCTGGCAACCGGATGGATCGATGAGAAAACTTTTGATCGTGTGGTCGATCCAAAGACGATGGTGTTTATCAATAACTAA
- a CDS encoding NAD-dependent malic enzyme: MDSSSAAANSAKSEVVETRLSGYDLLLHPGLNKGTAFTEEERDAFALHGLLPPHVGNLEDQLERRMKAFDGETNSFDRYNFMRNLQDSNETLFYALITGNVEKFLPIVYTPTVGEGCQRFSETWLKPRGLFISYPNKKRIDQMLADPRYDKVRCIVVSDGERILGLGDQGAGGMGIPIGKMALYTALGGVHPEHCLPVLLDVGTDNEDRLKDPIYIGWRSKRVRGQEYDDFVEAFVSAVKRRWPHILLQWEDFAGSNANRLLERYRDRLCTFNDDIQGTAAVATATVLGAVQATGIPMKEQRIGFLGFGSAGIGIANLLLAAMKEDGLSDEDAHKQFYPVDRYGLILAGQAGLRPDQVRYARKKSDLAGWTLSGSEQVSLADVVRNAKLTVLIGVSSQAGAFTEEIVREMAKHTDRPAIFPLSNPTSKSEATPADLTKWTNGRALIGTGSPFPPTEINGKTVEFSQTNNSYIFPGLALGILTSRAKHVSDAMIMAAAKALAALSPTLKNKEASLLPPITDSRKVSLPVAEAVGQQAIAEGLAGVADEKSFEKELREYVWEPVYRPYVRLND; encoded by the coding sequence ATGGACTCATCATCTGCAGCAGCAAACTCAGCTAAATCTGAAGTCGTAGAGACCAGGCTCTCGGGCTACGATCTGCTCCTTCATCCGGGACTTAATAAGGGGACCGCGTTTACGGAGGAGGAGCGAGATGCGTTTGCGCTCCACGGATTGCTACCACCGCATGTGGGTAATCTGGAGGATCAGCTGGAACGCCGCATGAAAGCTTTTGACGGTGAGACCAACAGCTTTGACCGCTACAACTTCATGCGCAACTTGCAGGATTCGAATGAGACGTTGTTCTATGCGCTGATTACTGGGAACGTCGAGAAGTTTTTGCCGATCGTGTATACCCCTACGGTGGGTGAAGGGTGTCAGCGATTCAGTGAGACCTGGCTTAAGCCGCGCGGGCTTTTCATTAGCTATCCCAACAAAAAGCGTATCGACCAGATGCTGGCCGATCCACGCTATGACAAGGTGCGGTGCATTGTTGTGAGTGATGGCGAACGGATTCTTGGTCTCGGTGATCAGGGAGCCGGAGGAATGGGAATACCGATCGGAAAGATGGCTTTGTATACGGCGCTCGGCGGGGTTCATCCGGAACACTGCCTGCCTGTACTTCTCGATGTTGGAACGGACAATGAGGATCGGCTGAAGGATCCTATCTATATTGGTTGGCGCAGTAAGCGAGTGAGGGGACAGGAGTATGACGACTTCGTGGAGGCGTTCGTATCGGCGGTGAAGCGACGCTGGCCACATATTCTTCTGCAGTGGGAGGACTTTGCCGGCTCGAATGCCAACCGCTTGCTCGAGCGGTATCGCGACCGGCTTTGCACCTTTAATGACGACATTCAGGGAACGGCGGCGGTGGCGACGGCCACGGTGCTGGGAGCGGTACAGGCGACCGGCATTCCGATGAAAGAACAAAGGATCGGCTTCCTTGGTTTCGGTTCGGCCGGCATTGGGATTGCCAATCTGCTACTTGCGGCGATGAAAGAAGATGGGTTGAGTGACGAAGACGCACATAAGCAGTTCTACCCGGTGGATAGATATGGGTTGATCCTTGCGGGGCAGGCGGGGCTTCGGCCGGATCAGGTGCGCTATGCGCGGAAGAAGTCGGATCTGGCGGGGTGGACGCTTTCCGGTTCGGAACAGGTTTCGCTTGCGGATGTGGTTCGTAATGCGAAGCTGACGGTGTTAATAGGAGTTTCGAGCCAAGCGGGGGCGTTTACGGAGGAAATCGTGCGCGAGATGGCGAAGCACACAGATCGTCCGGCTATTTTCCCCTTGTCGAACCCTACGTCCAAAAGTGAAGCTACCCCCGCGGACCTTACGAAGTGGACGAATGGGCGCGCTTTGATTGGCACGGGAAGTCCATTCCCTCCAACCGAGATCAACGGAAAGACCGTGGAGTTCTCCCAGACGAACAACTCCTATATCTTTCCAGGTCTTGCTCTTGGGATTCTGACGTCGAGGGCGAAACACGTTTCGGATGCGATGATTATGGCCGCCGCGAAGGCTCTCGCGGCTCTCTCTCCGACGTTGAAGAACAAAGAGGCGTCTCTGTTGCCTCCGATCACAGATTCTCGCAAGGTCAGCCTGCCAGTTGCGGAGGCCGTTGGGCAACAGGCGATCGCAGAAGGACTTGCAGGAGTGGCTGATGAGAAGTCATTCGAGAAGGAACTCCGCGAATATGTTTGGGAACCGGTCTATCGGCCGTACGTGCGTTTGAACGATTAG
- a CDS encoding mechanosensitive ion channel family protein, giving the protein MLNNEPKIPQLTQGGEANVLAQLSLVKILIVVVLVVAAWVLLRWIRGLFDGLEKHNPRLRFLLRQVEPPLRVAIWFAALLLSAEILAPSKSAFLAALGSAALAIGLGLQDLIKNLIGGFVVIVDRPFQTGDRVEFGEARGEVKQIGLRSTKVLADSGMLVTIPNADVLTKPIFNANVGVAECMVSAEVALPASADVDEALKLCRQVAVCCPYTYLGRHVEVDLHEDNKRQKMTLLVIQAYVYDHRFASAMKTEILRRAQREFLSHGILTHTEGTAHHHGE; this is encoded by the coding sequence ATGCTAAACAACGAACCGAAGATACCTCAGTTGACTCAAGGGGGAGAGGCAAATGTGCTGGCTCAGTTGTCCCTCGTAAAGATTCTTATTGTGGTCGTGCTGGTTGTCGCGGCATGGGTGCTTCTTAGATGGATACGTGGCCTTTTCGATGGACTCGAAAAGCATAACCCGAGGTTGAGGTTTCTTTTGCGGCAGGTGGAACCGCCACTGCGTGTCGCAATCTGGTTTGCCGCGCTTCTTCTTTCCGCCGAGATTCTGGCTCCATCGAAGAGTGCATTTCTAGCGGCACTGGGATCTGCAGCTCTCGCGATCGGTTTGGGATTGCAGGATCTGATTAAGAATCTGATAGGAGGCTTTGTGGTCATTGTCGACCGTCCATTTCAGACGGGCGATCGAGTGGAGTTCGGAGAGGCGCGCGGTGAGGTGAAGCAGATCGGGTTGCGCAGCACTAAGGTGCTTGCGGACTCCGGAATGCTGGTCACGATCCCAAACGCGGATGTGTTGACGAAGCCGATATTCAACGCCAATGTGGGAGTGGCTGAGTGTATGGTCTCTGCTGAAGTGGCGCTCCCTGCTAGTGCCGATGTGGATGAGGCTTTGAAACTGTGTCGCCAAGTCGCGGTGTGTTGCCCCTACACATACCTTGGCCGTCACGTTGAAGTAGATCTGCATGAAGATAACAAACGACAGAAGATGACGCTGCTCGTGATCCAGGCATATGTCTACGATCATCGCTTTGCTTCGGCTATGAAGACTGAAATCCTGCGTCGCGCACAGCGGGAGTTTCTATCTCACGGGATTCTTACGCATACGGAGGGCACGGCGCATCATCACGGGGAGTAG
- a CDS encoding metal-dependent transcriptional regulator, whose protein sequence is MTTSREDYLKAIIEAESEGHTVIPALLAQWLKVSAPAVTKAVKRLREDGYLEAGREGALKLTAKGREAAHHTALRHHLVERMLSEMFGMEWHQIHTEAERLEHAISPAFEAKLIEKLGKEGDCPHGNKVLPETPDQIKRRGLVALSDAQQATDYVVASLYERDSRLLEFFHKLGIGPKITIRVLERNYDDTILVATPNGPVTLGQSAAGRVWVRLKTGDKPKQHKNY, encoded by the coding sequence ATGACAACTTCGAGGGAAGACTATCTCAAGGCCATTATTGAAGCCGAGAGCGAAGGACACACGGTCATTCCCGCTTTGCTGGCACAATGGCTAAAGGTCTCTGCACCCGCAGTCACAAAGGCCGTAAAGCGGCTGCGAGAAGACGGATATCTTGAGGCAGGGCGAGAAGGAGCACTGAAACTCACCGCGAAAGGGCGAGAAGCAGCTCACCATACTGCGCTGCGCCACCATCTCGTCGAACGAATGCTTTCCGAGATGTTCGGCATGGAGTGGCATCAGATCCACACCGAGGCGGAACGCCTGGAACATGCTATCTCGCCCGCATTCGAAGCCAAGCTCATCGAAAAATTGGGAAAAGAGGGCGATTGTCCCCACGGCAACAAGGTTCTTCCTGAAACCCCGGACCAAATCAAACGCCGGGGACTGGTCGCGCTTTCTGACGCTCAGCAAGCGACGGACTATGTTGTGGCGAGCCTCTACGAACGCGACTCACGGCTCCTCGAATTTTTTCACAAACTCGGGATTGGGCCGAAGATCACAATTCGCGTGCTAGAACGCAACTACGACGACACGATTCTAGTAGCGACGCCTAACGGTCCTGTGACTCTGGGTCAATCTGCCGCAGGTAGGGTCTGGGTACGCCTCAAAACCGGCGATAAACCTAAGCAACATAAAAATTATTAA
- a CDS encoding threonine/serine ThrE exporter family protein produces MTTTSSNAANTEEAAHLSLKLGRLLLASGADTAHTRDAVEHFALGLGFETHLLITYESLLLTLIADDEFRTKVGSHIPATNVNMAAVGELSRTANETAYGLLDAAAAASRLTALENTKPLYSRWLVAAALGLTAASLSRLFGGDWPVFATVYVASTIGTVVRQQLGRWHVHPLAIPFISALVSGVIGGLGMRLHPGATPALCLIAPGMILVPGVPLINGIRDAINNNMVLSLARLSFAVLVVVAIASGLFAATAITGVGIPVWGPTALLPIFEDAAFSALTTIGYVFLFNVTLRVAWACVLCGVCCHAFRTTLMHLGLDIVSGTFISSMVAGILAHIFSKVFRAPPTTFAFPSVVALVPGSYAFRAVIGGIQILHAAGSTPSPVVAETISLAIYTILLTSAIALGLAIALAVPLPSWHRTQTQAQGS; encoded by the coding sequence ATGACCACAACCTCATCAAATGCCGCCAATACTGAGGAGGCGGCACATCTCTCTCTGAAGTTAGGCCGTCTGTTATTGGCTAGCGGCGCTGACACTGCACATACCAGGGATGCCGTGGAACATTTCGCCCTCGGGCTAGGCTTCGAAACCCATCTGTTGATCACCTACGAGTCGCTCCTGCTCACTCTGATCGCAGACGATGAGTTCCGTACGAAGGTCGGCTCACATATCCCAGCGACGAACGTGAATATGGCCGCGGTGGGGGAACTCAGTCGAACTGCCAACGAGACAGCGTACGGCCTCCTGGACGCCGCCGCGGCGGCTTCGCGGCTCACGGCTTTAGAGAACACCAAGCCTCTCTATTCCAGGTGGCTCGTCGCAGCGGCCCTTGGACTGACCGCGGCAAGCCTCTCCAGGCTTTTCGGAGGTGACTGGCCCGTGTTTGCCACGGTCTATGTTGCCTCGACCATCGGGACCGTAGTACGCCAGCAACTCGGCCGCTGGCATGTCCATCCGTTGGCGATCCCGTTCATCTCCGCGCTGGTTAGCGGGGTCATTGGAGGTTTGGGGATGCGGCTGCACCCTGGCGCAACCCCGGCCTTATGCCTCATCGCACCAGGAATGATTTTGGTACCCGGAGTGCCATTGATTAACGGTATTCGAGACGCGATCAATAACAATATGGTGCTGAGCCTTGCCAGGCTGTCATTCGCCGTACTCGTGGTAGTAGCAATAGCATCAGGTCTCTTCGCGGCAACTGCAATAACAGGTGTAGGCATCCCCGTATGGGGACCCACCGCGTTGCTTCCGATCTTCGAAGACGCTGCGTTCTCTGCGCTGACGACGATCGGTTACGTCTTCCTCTTCAACGTTACGCTCCGCGTCGCGTGGGCTTGCGTTCTTTGCGGCGTGTGTTGTCACGCGTTTCGAACAACCCTGATGCATTTGGGGCTGGACATTGTCAGTGGAACCTTCATCAGCTCAATGGTCGCAGGCATTTTGGCACATATCTTCTCAAAAGTTTTCCGGGCTCCCCCCACCACGTTTGCATTCCCCAGTGTCGTCGCTCTGGTTCCAGGTTCTTACGCGTTCCGCGCAGTCATCGGAGGCATTCAGATCCTCCACGCAGCGGGTAGCACGCCAAGCCCAGTTGTCGCTGAAACCATATCCCTCGCTATCTACACAATCCTTCTGACCTCCGCAATTGCCCTCGGCTTGGCGATTGCATTGGCAGTGCCGCTACCCAGTTGGCATCGAACACAAACCCAGGCCCAGGGATCGTAG
- a CDS encoding ATP-binding protein, with translation MATSSEPATQSPRNAADRLVVKLRMAWQDLSGCTDRAAAAVVQQAPAGPQSLQEIRAWYEETSGQLLMDPLERFLKLHPVKSALDALSMRDPEISTRALNARSRIDRKFQRILIATALDLPELWRIFRAGNNVAESQSWQKRREAHNKEASAVLDRYARWAQKAIGEEKKRDEAPRDPRNDLWWRHHRALLETLQIEMAWRNLTLTWFSATETLIGDVHRESEEACSYRAATLRWLEGGARSDLTQDSSFALITPEERLRGWALPIESAARLKLAERTELLVGGFRPRLRRIAMHSRFLRAFDTYARKRMRGLIEHSWQMTARMVRGAEQSKEIVAYWGETSLNRPGEASQLIEETRQNAMIALVEEPTLVPVEELNRETVEAFWRWHQAGSLMLEANQDGWVAFLRRPRARSFLPTAAEMLRLQSRTGLLRSVHWVRGRVERTMESVGGRVPAHPVLPPVIRRTTLRDTLALPAAKRELPPLYRLLFRLAPVEDRRFLVGRDQELAGIDQAVTDWEAGRFAACLLIGARGSGKTSLLNCAVRGTLANHRLIRSEFNDRLLRPEQLDAFLRSLLGLRDDADLLEALASERRILILEEGERIFLRTVDGFAVVHHFMHLIHRTAATTLWLIVMNDRSFRVLDAATHLHRVFSHRINAMSVSRSDLETAILERHRLSGLRLEFAPPPAGDPRVNRAKRWVGIEDSPQTLFFDSLLQQSEGIFRSAFELWLSSIERVEGDTIHIRQPLDPSFNLFRSELAQEDHFTLLVIQEHGSLTQEELAEVLCESQDKSRGRTERLTALGLIELDPEHPGLRVKPEAQRFVNDLLRRANLT, from the coding sequence ATGGCAACCTCGTCCGAACCAGCGACGCAGTCTCCACGTAACGCGGCAGACCGCCTCGTCGTTAAGCTTCGGATGGCGTGGCAGGATCTGAGCGGTTGTACCGATAGAGCAGCCGCTGCTGTTGTTCAGCAGGCTCCTGCCGGCCCGCAAAGTCTACAGGAGATACGTGCCTGGTACGAGGAGACGAGCGGGCAACTTTTGATGGATCCTCTTGAGCGCTTTCTCAAATTGCACCCTGTTAAAAGCGCACTAGATGCGCTCAGTATGCGCGATCCGGAGATATCTACTCGCGCACTTAATGCGCGGTCGCGAATCGATAGGAAGTTCCAGCGGATCCTGATTGCGACGGCGCTTGATCTTCCCGAACTCTGGCGGATCTTCCGCGCTGGAAACAATGTTGCCGAGTCGCAGTCATGGCAGAAGCGTCGCGAGGCGCACAACAAAGAGGCTTCGGCGGTTCTCGACCGCTATGCACGGTGGGCACAGAAGGCGATAGGCGAAGAGAAGAAGAGAGATGAAGCACCAAGAGATCCGAGAAACGACTTATGGTGGCGGCATCATCGTGCGTTGCTTGAGACCCTCCAAATAGAGATGGCATGGCGCAACCTTACGCTAACCTGGTTTTCTGCGACCGAGACGTTGATCGGCGATGTTCATCGGGAGAGTGAGGAAGCCTGCTCGTACAGAGCCGCAACGTTGCGATGGCTTGAGGGAGGCGCACGATCCGATCTAACTCAGGACAGTAGTTTTGCCCTCATCACACCGGAGGAACGCCTGCGCGGATGGGCTCTTCCGATTGAATCCGCGGCTCGCCTTAAGTTGGCCGAACGGACGGAGTTACTGGTAGGCGGCTTTCGCCCACGGTTGCGGCGTATCGCGATGCACTCTCGATTCCTAAGGGCTTTCGATACCTATGCGCGCAAACGAATGCGAGGGCTCATTGAACATTCCTGGCAGATGACCGCGCGTATGGTGCGTGGCGCGGAGCAGTCGAAGGAGATTGTCGCTTATTGGGGCGAAACGTCCCTGAACCGGCCAGGTGAGGCATCGCAGCTCATCGAAGAGACACGTCAGAACGCGATGATCGCACTCGTCGAGGAGCCCACGCTGGTTCCGGTCGAAGAACTGAATCGAGAAACTGTCGAAGCATTCTGGAGATGGCATCAGGCTGGTTCGCTCATGCTCGAAGCGAACCAGGATGGATGGGTTGCCTTCCTACGGCGGCCACGCGCTCGCAGTTTTCTTCCGACTGCTGCTGAAATGTTGCGATTGCAAAGCCGGACAGGTCTACTGCGGAGCGTCCACTGGGTCAGGGGGCGCGTAGAACGCACGATGGAGTCAGTGGGAGGCAGAGTACCGGCTCATCCCGTTTTGCCCCCGGTGATTCGACGGACAACCCTTCGGGATACCTTGGCGCTTCCGGCGGCAAAGCGCGAGTTGCCTCCGCTCTATCGACTGCTCTTTCGGTTGGCTCCAGTGGAGGACCGCCGCTTTCTAGTAGGTCGGGATCAGGAGTTGGCAGGAATCGATCAGGCTGTAACAGATTGGGAGGCCGGAAGATTTGCAGCATGTCTGTTGATTGGCGCGCGAGGTAGCGGCAAGACGAGCCTGCTGAACTGTGCCGTTCGAGGAACACTTGCTAATCATCGGTTGATTCGTTCGGAATTCAACGATCGACTGCTCCGCCCGGAACAACTGGATGCATTTCTTCGTTCGTTGCTGGGATTGCGCGATGACGCCGATCTGTTGGAGGCGCTCGCCTCGGAACGGCGCATTCTCATATTGGAAGAGGGTGAGCGAATTTTCTTGAGAACGGTGGACGGCTTTGCAGTGGTTCATCATTTCATGCACTTGATTCATCGCACCGCTGCGACGACCTTATGGCTTATCGTGATGAACGACAGGTCGTTTCGTGTGCTCGATGCCGCGACGCATCTTCATCGAGTCTTCTCGCACCGGATCAATGCCATGAGCGTCTCCCGAAGCGATCTTGAAACCGCGATTCTGGAGAGGCATCGGCTCTCCGGGCTGCGGTTGGAGTTCGCGCCTCCGCCGGCAGGAGATCCGAGGGTAAATCGAGCGAAGCGATGGGTTGGCATTGAGGATTCGCCACAAACGCTCTTCTTCGACTCTTTGTTGCAGCAGTCGGAAGGCATCTTTCGCTCTGCATTCGAGCTTTGGCTCAGCTCCATCGAGCGCGTAGAGGGCGACACGATTCATATTCGCCAGCCGCTTGATCCTTCATTCAACCTGTTTCGCAGCGAGCTTGCGCAGGAAGACCATTTCACATTGCTCGTGATTCAGGAACACGGCTCACTGACTCAGGAGGAGTTGGCCGAGGTTCTGTGCGAATCGCAGGACAAGAGCCGAGGCCGGACCGAGCGCCTGACTGCCTTGGGCTTGATCGAGTTGGATCCCGAACATCCTGGTCTGCGGGTAAAACCGGAGGCGCAGCGCTTCGTAAACGACCTCTTACGGCGAGCAAATCTGACATAA